One Candidatus Neomarinimicrobiota bacterium genomic region harbors:
- the ispD gene encoding 2-C-methyl-D-erythritol 4-phosphate cytidylyltransferase: MTDVNQIKAAAIIPAAGQSTRCAGEAKKQFRQLGGKPLLVHTLERVWRARVIRTVVVVVPESDLGYARTLLQPLVPEGIELQVVAGGETRQASVAAGMAALPEDVQVVVVHDAVRPLFDPEWIGATVDLCRDFDGAIVAVPATDTLKEVEAVATTKTSCSGSIKGTLPRESIWRAQTPQTFRADILRRALQHAAETHLTGTDEASLVEAIGGRIAVVEGSPRNIKVTTPDDWRYLEWRLSHD, from the coding sequence GTGACAGACGTTAATCAAATAAAGGCAGCGGCGATTATCCCCGCCGCGGGACAGAGCACTCGCTGCGCCGGTGAGGCCAAAAAGCAATTCCGGCAGCTGGGGGGCAAACCCCTGCTGGTCCACACCCTGGAGCGCGTGTGGCGCGCCAGGGTGATTCGTACCGTTGTTGTAGTGGTACCGGAATCTGATCTAGGATATGCCCGCACATTATTGCAGCCCCTGGTCCCTGAAGGCATTGAATTGCAGGTCGTGGCGGGGGGTGAAACCCGGCAGGCTTCGGTTGCCGCCGGAATGGCCGCCCTGCCGGAGGATGTCCAGGTCGTTGTTGTGCACGACGCCGTCCGGCCCTTATTTGATCCCGAATGGATCGGTGCTACCGTTGACCTGTGCCGGGATTTTGACGGGGCCATTGTGGCCGTCCCGGCCACTGATACCCTGAAGGAGGTAGAGGCAGTGGCAACGACTAAAACTTCCTGTAGCGGCAGCATTAAAGGCACTCTCCCCCGGGAGTCCATCTGGCGCGCCCAAACACCCCAGACCTTCAGGGCGGATATCCTGCGCCGCGCCCTGCAACACGCCGCCGAGACACACCTGACCGGAACCGATGAGGCGTCCCTGGTGGAAGCCATCGGCGGGCGCATTGCCGTAGTGGAAGGATCACCCCGGAATATCAAGGTGACTACGCCCGACGACTGGCGCTACCTGGAGTGGAGGCTGTCACATGATTAG
- the queA gene encoding tRNA preQ1(34) S-adenosylmethionine ribosyltransferase-isomerase QueA, with the protein MDIPDQLIAQFPTPQRDRCRLMVLDRASKTIGSHRFHQLPEFLDEGDVLILNDTRVFPARLQAAKDGTGAQVEVFLLKELENDLWEVLVKPGRRVHLGNRLTFSGGVHCEVTDHTATGGRVVRFHYPGTSFHNFLEKYGRSPLPPYIRREPEPGDRSAYQTVYARNRGAVAAPTAGLHFTRALLDELSRKKVRIAYLTLHIGLGTFRPVKVEDVTQHHLEAEFYRVSKRTARIVNQAKAGGKRVVAVGTTTARTLETVAVSSHQITDGEGWTDKFIYPPYTFKIVSALITNFHQPRSTLIMLASAFAGQAFLFEAYRQAISAGYKFYSYGDAMLIL; encoded by the coding sequence CTGGATATTCCCGACCAGCTCATTGCCCAGTTCCCCACACCACAGCGCGATCGCTGCCGCCTGATGGTCCTTGACCGGGCCAGCAAAACTATCGGTAGCCACCGGTTCCACCAGCTCCCGGAATTCCTCGATGAGGGGGATGTGCTTATCCTGAATGACACCCGGGTATTCCCCGCTCGCCTCCAGGCTGCCAAAGACGGGACCGGGGCGCAGGTGGAGGTTTTCCTGCTCAAGGAGCTGGAGAACGACCTCTGGGAAGTGCTGGTCAAGCCTGGTCGCAGAGTGCACCTTGGCAACCGCCTGACATTCAGCGGCGGCGTTCACTGCGAGGTCACCGATCACACCGCAACCGGGGGCCGGGTGGTGCGCTTCCATTACCCCGGTACTTCCTTTCATAATTTCCTGGAGAAATATGGCAGATCACCGCTGCCACCTTATATCCGTCGGGAGCCGGAACCCGGAGATCGAAGCGCTTATCAGACCGTTTACGCCCGCAACCGGGGGGCAGTGGCCGCGCCCACCGCGGGACTGCACTTCACCAGGGCACTCCTGGACGAGCTGTCCCGGAAAAAAGTGAGGATCGCCTATCTCACCCTGCACATTGGGCTGGGTACCTTCCGTCCGGTGAAAGTCGAAGATGTAACCCAGCATCATCTGGAAGCCGAATTCTATCGCGTCAGTAAGCGCACCGCCAGGATTGTTAACCAGGCAAAGGCCGGGGGAAAACGGGTGGTCGCCGTCGGAACCACCACCGCCCGGACCCTGGAAACCGTGGCCGTCTCCAGCCACCAGATTACCGACGGCGAGGGCTGGACTGACAAATTCATCTATCCCCCGTACACCTTCAAAATCGTCAGCGCGCTGATCACCAATTTCCACCAGCCCCGGTCAACCCTGATCATGTTGGCCTCCGCTTTTGCAGGCCAGGCGTTCCTCTTCGAAGCCTATCGGCAGGCAATCAGCGCGGGATATAAATTCTATAGCTATGGCGATGCTATGCTCATCCTATAA